In the Roseibium sp. HPY-6 genome, one interval contains:
- a CDS encoding ASCH domain-containing protein — MDLKHLKEIYPGAATFKFGDGEELSGHLIALVRAGTKTATCGAVRDFETGEETMPEVGRMDIALDWDGTPALVIETLEVKTMRFCDVPEDFALAEGENDDLAGWRTDHQAFFERNGGFDPEMWLVCERFRVVRDLQEVQREK; from the coding sequence ATGGATCTTAAGCACCTCAAGGAGATTTATCCTGGCGCTGCGACGTTCAAGTTCGGCGACGGAGAAGAGCTGAGCGGCCATCTGATCGCGCTTGTCCGGGCCGGCACGAAAACCGCAACCTGCGGCGCGGTGCGCGATTTTGAAACCGGCGAGGAAACCATGCCGGAGGTGGGGCGCATGGACATAGCGCTCGATTGGGACGGAACGCCGGCGCTTGTCATTGAGACGCTTGAGGTCAAAACCATGCGGTTTTGCGATGTTCCCGAAGATTTCGCCCTGGCAGAAGGCGAGAACGATGACCTGGCGGGATGGCGGACGGACCATCAGGCCTTTTTCGAACGGAATGGCGGCTTTGATCCTGAAATGTGGCTGGTCTGCGAACGTTTCAGGGTGGTCCGGGATCTGCAGGAAGTGCAGCGTGAGAAATAA
- a CDS encoding LysR family transcriptional regulator → MSQSNLPPLTWLRAFEASARHLSFTRAAAELHLTQSAVSQHVRSLESYLGRDLFLRKTRALELTEDGGNYLPSLREAFDLIASSTQAFIGADKGTNLTLQCNMAFSVFWLAPRLKQLYEAYPWLVLNIVTPIWDPERHASNATIEIRFGRPEEMSATARCLATDRCFPVCSPDYQEGAPDLETAKLFDCAGTTATWSTWYKTRGETFHRDDEVNLASTYVIAIAAAMRGAGLSMAHDLLVRDLLEDGSLARPFQHSAPLAEAYFLFPPSAHAQMPASEAFLNWIGEEFGSNPLKSAR, encoded by the coding sequence ATGTCACAGTCCAACTTGCCTCCCCTGACCTGGCTGAGGGCTTTTGAAGCCTCGGCGCGACACCTCAGTTTCACGCGTGCGGCAGCTGAACTTCATTTGACCCAGTCAGCGGTCAGTCAGCACGTGCGAAGCCTTGAATCCTATCTCGGCCGGGATCTCTTTTTAAGGAAGACACGGGCACTGGAGCTGACAGAGGATGGCGGCAACTACCTGCCGAGCCTGCGCGAGGCCTTTGATCTCATTGCCAGCAGCACGCAGGCGTTCATTGGCGCGGACAAGGGAACCAATCTCACACTTCAATGCAACATGGCATTTTCTGTCTTCTGGCTCGCACCGAGACTGAAACAGCTTTATGAGGCATATCCCTGGCTTGTCCTGAACATCGTGACGCCGATCTGGGATCCGGAGCGCCACGCCTCAAACGCGACGATCGAGATTCGCTTCGGCCGTCCGGAAGAGATGTCCGCTACCGCAAGGTGCCTGGCGACGGACAGGTGCTTTCCGGTGTGCTCGCCGGACTATCAAGAGGGCGCTCCAGACCTTGAAACCGCAAAGCTATTCGACTGCGCAGGCACGACGGCCACATGGAGTACGTGGTATAAGACAAGGGGAGAGACCTTTCATCGCGATGACGAGGTTAACCTGGCGTCGACTTACGTCATTGCCATTGCGGCAGCCATGCGAGGGGCCGGGCTGTCTATGGCGCATGACCTGCTGGTGCGGGATCTTCTGGAAGACGGGTCGCTGGCAAGACCGTTTCAGCATTCAGCGCCACTTGCCGAAGCTTACTTTCTTTTCCCGCCATCCGCGCACGCCCAGATGCCGGCCTCGGAGGCGTTCTTGAACTGGATCGGTGAAGAGTTTGGGAGCAACCCGCTCAAATCCGCCAGATGA
- a CDS encoding hydroxymethylglutaryl-CoA lyase: MSEFVTIFEMGPRDGLQNEKRFVPTEQKIELVDRLSDCGLRKIEVTSFVSPKWVPQMADAQEVMESIYRHPAVVYSVLTPNVKGYTAARKASTDEVAIFGSASEGFSKKNINCSVAESIERFKPLLDKAHHDEMPVRGYVSCVTDCPYDGPTPPQKVAEVAGLLFELGCYEISLGDTIGAGTPETISRMLDAVLEVVPADKLAGHYHDTKARALENIEISLERGLRTFDSAVGGLGGCPYAPGAKGNVATEAVVALVESKGFETGIRTDRLAEVSEFARSLRSDAV; this comes from the coding sequence ATGTCCGAATTCGTCACCATCTTTGAAATGGGCCCGCGCGACGGCCTGCAAAACGAAAAACGGTTCGTGCCGACAGAGCAGAAAATCGAGCTCGTCGACCGGCTGTCGGACTGCGGCCTCCGCAAGATCGAGGTGACCAGTTTCGTCAGCCCGAAATGGGTGCCTCAGATGGCCGACGCCCAGGAGGTCATGGAGAGCATCTACCGTCATCCCGCCGTTGTCTATTCGGTTCTGACACCGAACGTGAAAGGCTATACCGCCGCCCGCAAGGCATCGACCGACGAGGTCGCGATTTTCGGCTCGGCGTCCGAAGGTTTTTCGAAAAAGAACATCAACTGCTCGGTGGCCGAAAGCATTGAGCGCTTCAAACCTCTTCTCGACAAGGCGCATCATGATGAAATGCCGGTGCGCGGCTACGTATCCTGTGTCACCGATTGCCCCTATGACGGCCCGACCCCGCCGCAAAAGGTGGCCGAAGTCGCCGGGCTTCTGTTCGAACTTGGCTGTTATGAAATTTCGCTTGGCGATACGATCGGAGCCGGCACGCCCGAAACCATCTCAAGAATGCTGGATGCCGTTCTTGAAGTCGTACCGGCAGACAAACTGGCGGGCCACTATCACGACACCAAGGCACGCGCCCTGGAGAATATTGAGATCAGCCTCGAACGCGGCCTGCGCACTTTCGACAGTGCAGTCGGCGGACTGGGAGGCTGTCCCTATGCGCCCGGTGCCAAAGGCAATGTCGCAACGGAGGCGGTTGTTGCACTCGTGGAAAGCAAGGGCTTTGAGACGGGCATTCGAACCGACCGGCTGGCCGAAGTCTCAGAGTTCGCACGCAGCCTGAGGAGCGACGCAGTATGA
- a CDS encoding crotonase/enoyl-CoA hydratase family protein, whose translation MSFATISIAADDRGVATLTLDRPEKHNALSAMMISDLTDAAGRLGADPEIRAVILTGAGTSFCAGGDLGWMREQFEADRQARMAEARKLAMMLKALNELPKPLIGRVQGQAFGGGIGMMSICDTVVAVDTAKFGLTEVKLGLIPATISPYVLARMGEAKARRVFMSARVFGSVEANALDLVAKVVSAEDLDAAVEREVRPYLGAAPAAVAASKALARSLGPAITPDIIEDTIRRLADVWETPEAREGISAFFEKRKPTWVVG comes from the coding sequence ATGAGTTTTGCAACCATTTCCATCGCGGCGGATGATCGCGGTGTTGCCACTCTCACGCTTGACAGGCCCGAAAAGCACAACGCGCTTTCCGCAATGATGATTTCAGACCTCACGGACGCGGCCGGGCGCCTTGGTGCCGATCCTGAAATACGAGCCGTCATACTCACAGGCGCAGGCACCAGTTTCTGCGCTGGCGGAGATCTTGGTTGGATGCGCGAGCAATTTGAGGCGGACCGGCAGGCCCGGATGGCTGAAGCCCGCAAACTGGCGATGATGCTGAAGGCGCTGAACGAGCTGCCGAAACCCTTGATCGGCCGCGTTCAGGGCCAGGCCTTTGGCGGCGGCATCGGCATGATGAGCATCTGTGATACCGTCGTTGCAGTTGACACTGCCAAATTCGGACTGACCGAAGTGAAGCTCGGCCTGATACCGGCAACAATCAGCCCTTACGTTCTTGCACGGATGGGAGAAGCCAAGGCGCGCCGGGTGTTCATGTCTGCCCGTGTCTTCGGCTCGGTCGAGGCAAACGCGCTCGATCTTGTTGCCAAAGTCGTGTCCGCAGAGGACTTGGATGCAGCGGTCGAAAGGGAGGTCAGGCCGTATTTGGGCGCAGCGCCCGCGGCGGTTGCTGCATCAAAGGCTTTGGCGCGCTCTCTTGGACCAGCGATTACGCCTGACATCATTGAGGATACGATCCGACGGCTCGCCGATGTCTGGGAGACACCAGAAGCGCGTGAGGGCATCTCCGCCTTTTTCGAAAAGAGAAAGCCTACCTGGGTGGTTGGCTGA
- a CDS encoding class II aldolase and adducin N-terminal domain-containing protein: MLQIAENSNLTHWQERVDMAAAFRWTARLNMHEAVANHFSLAVNDDGTQFLMNPNQMHFSRIKASDMLLLDANDPSTMEGPDAPDPTAWGLHGSIHRLCPHARCVMHVHSIHATVLACLKDSTLPPIDQNAATFYGRQVVDEGYGGLAFDDEGARCAALLTDPKVKTMIMGNHGVLIIGDTVGDTFNRLFYFERAAETYIRALQTGQPLRILPHDIAEKTAQELEDYPGQSERHLNELKAILDSENSDYAS, encoded by the coding sequence ATGTTGCAGATCGCCGAAAACAGCAATCTCACCCACTGGCAGGAGCGCGTCGATATGGCAGCGGCGTTCCGCTGGACCGCGCGGCTGAATATGCACGAGGCTGTCGCCAACCATTTCAGCCTTGCCGTCAATGACGACGGCACACAGTTCCTGATGAACCCCAACCAGATGCATTTCAGCCGCATCAAGGCCTCGGACATGTTGCTTCTCGATGCAAACGATCCGTCGACCATGGAAGGCCCGGACGCACCAGACCCGACGGCCTGGGGCCTCCATGGATCCATTCATCGGCTGTGCCCGCACGCGCGCTGCGTCATGCATGTGCATTCGATCCATGCCACGGTTCTGGCGTGCCTGAAGGACAGCACCCTGCCTCCGATCGATCAGAATGCGGCGACTTTCTACGGGCGTCAGGTCGTCGATGAGGGTTATGGCGGGCTTGCCTTTGACGATGAAGGGGCGCGCTGCGCTGCGCTGCTGACTGACCCGAAGGTCAAGACAATGATCATGGGCAACCACGGCGTCCTGATTATCGGCGACACGGTCGGCGACACGTTCAACCGTCTCTTCTATTTCGAACGCGCTGCCGAAACCTATATCCGCGCCCTGCAGACGGGACAGCCGCTGAGGATACTTCCGCATGATATTGCCGAGAAGACGGCACAGGAGCTTGAAGACTATCCGGGTCAGTCGGAACGCCATCTGAATGAGCTCAAAGCCATTCTCGACAGCGAAAACTCCGACTACGCGAGCTGA
- a CDS encoding acetyl/propionyl/methylcrotonyl-CoA carboxylase subunit alpha, whose translation MFKKILVANRGEIACRVMATAKKLGIRTVAVFSDADANAKHVAAADEAFRIGPAPVAESYLKIDKIIEACRQSGAQAVHPGYGFLSENPDFVEALEKAGITFIGPSAKSIRAMGLKDAAKALMEQAGVPVVPGYHGDNQDPAFLKDQAGEIGYPVLIKARAGGGGKGMRRVDDPQDFLDALSGAQREGEASFGDGRVLIEKYLTKPRHIEIQVFGDSHGNAVHLFERDCSLQRRHQKVIEEAPAPGMPDEMRKIMGDAAVKAAKAIDYSGAGTIEFIADVSEGLRADRFYFMEMNTRLQVEHPVTEMITGEDLVEWQIRVAFGETLPKSQDALAFSGWAFEARLYAEDAPKGFLPAIGTLDHLSLPEKSARVDSGVRAGDEITPFYDPMIAKIIVHGPTRDAALGKLLAALEATEVAGCVTNAGFLAALCRHKGFASGDVDTGLIDRDLEELVEEPSVPEDAVALAALAALGLTRPSSGNDPFETLAGWRIWSASRQFALLEIVGDRLDIEVRALGNRRFVVHLASGERTYTIVKVDDDTITYDCEGHRASAVVVNSGYGLAVFQNGHAFSIGLPDMLGSDDDATGAGDQVIAPMPGLVKVLSAVSGDTVSKDQPLVILEAMKMEHTLKAPRDGVIGDVFVAEGEQVTDGTVLLALVEEADAAA comes from the coding sequence ATGTTCAAGAAAATCCTCGTCGCCAATCGCGGTGAAATCGCCTGCCGGGTGATGGCGACCGCAAAGAAACTCGGGATCAGGACTGTTGCCGTCTTTTCGGATGCTGACGCGAATGCCAAACACGTGGCAGCGGCAGACGAAGCCTTTCGGATCGGTCCCGCGCCGGTCGCTGAAAGCTACCTCAAGATCGACAAGATCATCGAGGCCTGCAGGCAAAGCGGTGCACAAGCGGTACATCCCGGCTATGGTTTTCTTTCGGAGAACCCGGACTTCGTCGAAGCCCTTGAAAAGGCTGGCATTACCTTCATCGGCCCCAGTGCTAAATCCATCCGGGCCATGGGCCTGAAAGACGCCGCAAAGGCGCTGATGGAACAGGCCGGTGTTCCAGTCGTGCCCGGCTATCACGGCGACAACCAGGATCCTGCATTCTTGAAAGATCAAGCCGGCGAAATCGGGTACCCGGTGCTGATCAAGGCGCGCGCCGGAGGCGGCGGCAAAGGCATGCGCCGCGTCGACGATCCGCAGGATTTTCTGGACGCTTTGTCAGGCGCGCAACGCGAAGGGGAAGCCAGTTTTGGCGACGGCCGCGTCCTCATCGAAAAATACCTGACCAAACCGCGTCATATCGAGATCCAGGTATTCGGCGACAGCCACGGAAATGCCGTGCATCTTTTCGAGCGCGACTGTTCCCTGCAGCGGCGCCACCAGAAGGTCATCGAGGAAGCCCCGGCGCCCGGCATGCCGGACGAAATGCGCAAGATCATGGGTGACGCCGCCGTGAAGGCTGCAAAAGCGATCGATTATTCGGGCGCTGGCACGATCGAATTCATCGCCGATGTTTCGGAAGGGCTGCGCGCTGACCGCTTTTATTTCATGGAAATGAACACCAGACTTCAGGTCGAACACCCGGTAACTGAAATGATCACCGGGGAGGATCTGGTCGAATGGCAAATCCGCGTTGCCTTTGGTGAAACACTGCCCAAAAGCCAGGATGCGTTGGCGTTCAGCGGATGGGCGTTCGAGGCCCGTCTTTATGCCGAAGATGCGCCAAAAGGCTTTCTGCCCGCGATCGGCACGCTGGACCATCTTTCCTTGCCGGAAAAGAGCGCGCGTGTGGACAGCGGTGTTCGCGCTGGTGACGAAATCACGCCCTTTTACGATCCGATGATCGCCAAGATAATTGTCCACGGCCCGACAAGAGACGCCGCCCTCGGCAAACTTCTGGCAGCACTGGAAGCAACGGAAGTCGCAGGCTGTGTCACGAATGCAGGCTTTCTGGCGGCACTTTGCAGACACAAGGGGTTCGCGAGCGGAGATGTCGATACCGGGCTTATCGATCGCGACCTGGAAGAGCTGGTCGAAGAGCCCTCTGTCCCGGAAGACGCTGTTGCACTTGCAGCTCTTGCCGCGCTTGGGCTCACCAGGCCGTCCAGCGGGAATGATCCTTTCGAAACGCTTGCCGGATGGCGCATCTGGAGCGCATCCCGGCAATTTGCTCTTTTGGAGATCGTTGGAGATCGGCTCGACATTGAAGTCCGTGCACTTGGAAATCGTCGCTTTGTTGTTCACCTGGCAAGTGGAGAGCGAACTTACACGATCGTCAAAGTCGATGATGACACGATAACTTACGACTGCGAAGGCCATCGTGCGAGCGCTGTGGTCGTGAACAGTGGTTATGGTCTTGCCGTGTTCCAGAACGGTCACGCTTTTTCCATCGGCTTACCGGATATGCTTGGCAGCGACGATGACGCGACAGGTGCCGGCGATCAGGTCATCGCGCCCATGCCGGGCCTTGTGAAAGTTCTGTCGGCAGTTAGCGGCGACACAGTCTCCAAGGACCAGCCCCTGGTTATTCTCGAAGCAATGAAGATGGAGCACACGCTCAAGGCTCCGCGCGACGGCGTGATTGGTGACGTCTTCGTGGCGGAGGGCGAACAGGTCACCGACGGCACGGTTCTGCTGGCACTCGTGGAGGAAGCAGATGCTGCTGCCTGA
- a CDS encoding carboxyl transferase domain-containing protein, with protein MSILKSNLSSRSSDFAANKAAHETAMDAVRTAARSALDGGGETARTRHVSRGKILPRERVSRLLDPGSPFLEVGMLAAHDMYEGAAPSAGMIAGIGRVEGQEAMILANDATVKGGTYYPMSVKKHLRAQEIALENNLPCIYLVDSGGANLPNQDEVFPDRDHFGRIFYNQANMSAKGIAQIAVVMGSCTAGGAYVPAMSDETIIVKNQGTIFLAGPPLVKAATGEEVSAEDLGGGDVHTRLSGVADHLARDDAHALALARRAIASLNRSKTAQAALETPEDPLYDPEEILGVVPADLKTPYDIREVIARVVDGSRFDEFKARYGTTLVCGFAHIHGMPVGIIANNGVLFSESAVKGAHFVELCSQRKVPLVFLQNITGFMVGRKYESGGIAKDGAKLVTAVATTSVPKITMLVGGSFGAGNYGMCGRAYSPRFLWTWPNSRISVMGGEQAAGVLATVRRDGIERKGGSWSAEEEQSFKQPIIDQFEEQGHPLYATARLWDDGIVDPRKTRDILGLSLSAALNAPIEDTRFGLFRM; from the coding sequence ATGAGCATCCTGAAATCGAACCTGTCATCCAGAAGCAGTGACTTTGCGGCCAACAAGGCCGCACACGAAACAGCGATGGATGCCGTGCGGACTGCAGCGCGATCGGCGCTGGATGGCGGCGGCGAGACTGCGCGCACCCGCCATGTCTCCCGCGGCAAAATTCTTCCCCGGGAGCGCGTGTCGCGCCTTCTTGATCCCGGATCTCCATTTCTGGAAGTCGGCATGCTTGCTGCCCACGACATGTATGAAGGCGCCGCACCCTCTGCCGGAATGATCGCGGGCATCGGCCGGGTCGAAGGCCAGGAAGCCATGATCCTCGCCAATGACGCGACGGTCAAAGGCGGCACTTACTATCCGATGTCGGTCAAGAAGCATCTGCGCGCGCAGGAGATCGCCTTGGAAAACAACCTGCCCTGCATTTATCTCGTGGATTCAGGCGGTGCCAACCTGCCCAATCAGGACGAAGTCTTTCCGGACCGGGATCACTTCGGCAGGATTTTTTATAATCAGGCCAACATGTCGGCAAAAGGCATCGCGCAAATCGCCGTTGTCATGGGGTCCTGCACCGCGGGTGGTGCCTATGTTCCGGCAATGTCGGACGAGACCATCATCGTCAAGAACCAGGGCACGATCTTTCTGGCCGGCCCCCCGCTTGTGAAAGCGGCAACGGGCGAGGAAGTCTCGGCGGAAGATCTTGGCGGCGGTGATGTTCACACGCGCCTGTCCGGTGTTGCCGACCATCTTGCACGCGACGATGCGCACGCGCTCGCGCTCGCAAGACGCGCCATCGCCAGCCTGAACCGGTCCAAGACCGCGCAGGCTGCACTGGAGACGCCCGAGGACCCGCTTTACGACCCGGAGGAAATCCTTGGCGTTGTCCCTGCGGATCTGAAGACGCCGTATGACATCCGGGAAGTCATCGCCCGTGTCGTCGACGGATCAAGGTTCGATGAGTTCAAGGCGCGCTACGGCACGACCCTGGTCTGTGGGTTCGCTCATATTCACGGCATGCCGGTCGGTATCATCGCCAACAACGGCGTCCTCTTTTCCGAAAGCGCGGTCAAGGGTGCGCATTTCGTTGAGCTCTGCTCCCAGCGCAAGGTGCCGCTGGTGTTCCTGCAGAACATCACCGGCTTCATGGTTGGCCGGAAATATGAAAGCGGCGGCATCGCCAAGGACGGCGCCAAACTTGTAACGGCGGTCGCCACCACGTCCGTCCCGAAAATCACGATGCTCGTCGGCGGATCTTTCGGCGCCGGAAACTACGGCATGTGCGGACGTGCCTATTCGCCGCGCTTTCTCTGGACTTGGCCGAATTCCCGCATTTCGGTGATGGGAGGTGAGCAGGCGGCCGGCGTTCTGGCAACGGTCCGCCGCGACGGCATCGAACGGAAAGGGGGAAGCTGGTCGGCGGAGGAAGAACAGTCGTTCAAGCAGCCGATCATCGACCAGTTCGAAGAACAGGGGCATCCGCTTTATGCCACGGCACGTCTTTGGGATGATGGCATCGTCGACCCGCGCAAAACGCGTGACATTCTGGGCCTTTCCCTTTCGGCGGCCCTGAACGCGCCGATCGAAGACACCCGCTTCGGTCTCTTCAGGATGTGA
- a CDS encoding O-acetyl-ADP-ribose deacetylase, translated as MSGIETHIGDITQLEVDAIVNAANSSLLGGGGVDGAIHRAAGPELVQECRLLNGCKTGEAKITAGYRLPAKHVIHTVGPVWRGGNEGEPALLASCYETSLRLAAANNCATVAFPAISTGIFGYPADLAADIAVKTVRATLAGLPEIKTVTLVAFDDRSHACLQAALERKED; from the coding sequence ATGAGCGGGATCGAGACGCATATCGGAGATATCACGCAGCTTGAGGTCGACGCCATCGTCAATGCGGCCAACTCTTCTCTGCTTGGCGGTGGCGGTGTCGACGGCGCGATCCACCGCGCCGCGGGGCCAGAGCTCGTCCAGGAATGCCGGCTCTTGAACGGCTGCAAGACGGGTGAGGCGAAAATCACCGCCGGATACAGGTTGCCGGCAAAGCACGTTATTCACACGGTCGGCCCGGTCTGGCGGGGCGGCAATGAAGGCGAGCCCGCTCTTCTCGCAAGCTGTTATGAGACAAGTCTCCGCCTGGCAGCGGCCAACAACTGCGCAACAGTTGCCTTTCCGGCAATCTCGACGGGGATCTTCGGTTATCCGGCAGATTTGGCGGCCGATATTGCAGTCAAAACCGTCAGGGCCACCTTGGCCGGCCTGCCTGAAATCAAAACCGTCACGCTTGTTGCATTTGATGATCGGAGCCATGCCTGTCTGCAGGCAGCGCTTGAGAGGAAAGAAGACTGA
- a CDS encoding fatty acid desaturase, which produces MPDYVPTNAASSGVRLDKKALKSIAARSDRPGLIYLAQWFCGLVLTGALVWWTLGTLWVWPAMLIHGILLTVPSYAMSHETAHGTAFRTRWLNETVLWITSLIYMEEPLHRRYTHTNHHTHTWHVGKDSQMPFDTPMGFGGWLTEIAGLGLLRFHAAAFVNLAVKRYTDTIKMVTPDPGELSRMTRNARIMLAIYALIAAAPFFGVWWPVLFLVLPRILGAPVMLLFTLVQHVELQENSPSILESTRSFRGGPIANFLYMNMSHHVEHHLYPQVPFHALPALSQAVKDQIPDPDPGFLRTNWEVLVVTVRRSLGLSTRATSIRQAPHMITDGGAIQRVARRTM; this is translated from the coding sequence GTGCCCGACTACGTGCCGACAAATGCGGCTTCCTCGGGTGTCCGCCTGGACAAGAAGGCGCTCAAGTCCATTGCCGCCCGCTCAGACCGGCCAGGCTTGATCTATCTTGCCCAATGGTTCTGCGGACTTGTCCTGACTGGCGCGTTGGTCTGGTGGACGCTCGGCACTTTGTGGGTCTGGCCCGCCATGCTCATTCACGGAATCCTTCTGACTGTCCCGAGCTACGCCATGAGCCACGAAACGGCGCACGGCACCGCCTTTCGCACCAGATGGCTGAATGAGACCGTCTTGTGGATCACATCGCTTATCTACATGGAAGAACCGCTTCATCGCCGCTACACGCACACCAATCACCACACCCACACCTGGCACGTCGGCAAGGACAGCCAGATGCCTTTCGATACGCCAATGGGATTTGGCGGGTGGCTGACAGAAATTGCCGGCCTCGGGCTGCTGCGTTTTCACGCCGCCGCATTCGTGAACCTGGCGGTCAAGCGCTACACCGACACGATCAAAATGGTGACACCGGATCCTGGAGAACTGTCCAGGATGACCCGGAACGCGCGGATCATGCTGGCAATCTATGCACTGATCGCAGCAGCCCCGTTCTTCGGTGTCTGGTGGCCGGTCTTGTTCCTGGTGTTGCCGCGTATTCTGGGAGCACCGGTCATGCTCCTGTTCACCCTGGTGCAACATGTCGAACTTCAGGAGAACTCGCCCTCGATCCTTGAAAGCACGCGGTCCTTTCGGGGCGGGCCGATTGCCAATTTCCTCTACATGAACATGAGCCATCATGTGGAACACCATCTTTATCCGCAGGTTCCCTTTCATGCCCTGCCCGCGCTATCGCAGGCGGTGAAGGATCAGATCCCTGACCCTGACCCGGGCTTCTTGCGGACCAACTGGGAAGTTCTGGTGGTCACGGTCCGCCGGTCGCTCGGTTTGTCTACCCGGGCGACCAGCATCCGGCAGGCGCCACACATGATCACCGACGGTGGCGCTATCCAGCGCGTTGCACGGCGCACCATGTAA
- a CDS encoding acyl-CoA synthetase — translation MLLPEAESYEDLTRKFRWNIPEKFNMGVAVCDAWAEREADREALVYVEENGDTARYSYADLRRLSNQLANLLTDRGVLPGDRIGVLLPQRPETASAHIAALKLGAITIPLFTLFGEEALEYRLRDSGAKVVITDASGAAKLSKLGDRLPELTTIFCVDGDDGTAQDLASHMAGHQDTFTPFETAADDPALIIYTSGTTGQPKGALHAHGVLLGHLPGVEMSHDFFGQPGDRIWTPADWAWIGGLLDVLMPALYLGVPVVACRFGKFTAEAAFQLLEDQKIRNTFLPPTALKMMRQVPDIGDRWHFDLRSVASGGETLGAELIAWGRKTFGLTINEFYGQTECNMIVSSCSRVMEARPGIMGRAVPGHNVAVVDNSGTILPVNTLGNIAVKRPDPVMFLRYWNNPEATEKKFAGDWLLTGDTGLEDDEGWLRFVGRDDDVITSSGYRIGPGEIEDCLIRHPAVALAGVVGKPDPQRTEIVKAYIVLKEDFEPTDALGKEIADFVKTRLAAHEYPREVAFVDTLPMTTTGKVIRKELRAHAEQEG, via the coding sequence ATGCTGCTGCCTGAGGCGGAAAGTTATGAGGACCTGACCCGGAAATTTCGCTGGAACATCCCCGAAAAGTTCAACATGGGCGTTGCCGTGTGTGACGCCTGGGCGGAACGCGAAGCAGATCGGGAAGCGCTGGTCTATGTCGAAGAGAACGGTGATACGGCCCGATACAGCTACGCTGACCTTCGCCGACTGTCGAACCAGTTGGCCAATCTCCTTACCGACCGCGGCGTTCTGCCGGGTGACCGGATCGGAGTGCTTCTGCCGCAGCGCCCGGAGACGGCCTCTGCACATATTGCCGCACTGAAACTGGGTGCGATCACGATCCCTCTTTTCACGCTTTTCGGGGAAGAGGCACTGGAGTACCGGTTGCGCGATTCTGGCGCGAAAGTGGTGATCACTGATGCGAGCGGCGCCGCAAAACTATCGAAGCTTGGCGACCGCCTGCCGGAATTGACCACCATTTTTTGTGTCGATGGCGATGACGGCACCGCACAGGATTTGGCCAGCCACATGGCCGGACACCAGGACACTTTCACGCCGTTCGAGACAGCCGCCGACGACCCAGCACTCATCATCTACACGTCTGGCACAACGGGCCAGCCCAAGGGCGCGCTTCATGCGCACGGGGTCCTGCTTGGTCACCTGCCTGGTGTCGAAATGAGCCACGATTTTTTCGGTCAGCCGGGTGATCGGATCTGGACGCCCGCTGATTGGGCATGGATCGGCGGCTTGCTCGATGTGCTCATGCCGGCGCTTTATTTGGGTGTTCCCGTCGTCGCCTGCCGGTTCGGCAAATTCACAGCGGAGGCGGCCTTTCAACTTCTTGAGGACCAGAAGATCCGAAACACCTTTTTGCCGCCAACCGCCCTGAAAATGATGCGGCAGGTTCCGGACATAGGCGACCGCTGGCATTTTGATTTGCGCTCCGTTGCGTCCGGTGGCGAAACCCTCGGCGCCGAGCTGATTGCCTGGGGCCGCAAGACCTTCGGGCTGACCATCAACGAGTTCTATGGCCAGACTGAATGCAACATGATCGTCTCCAGCTGCAGCCGTGTCATGGAAGCCCGCCCTGGGATCATGGGACGTGCAGTGCCCGGCCACAACGTGGCGGTCGTGGACAATTCCGGTACCATCCTGCCTGTGAATACGCTTGGAAACATTGCCGTGAAACGTCCGGATCCGGTCATGTTCCTGAGATACTGGAACAACCCCGAGGCAACGGAGAAGAAGTTTGCAGGCGACTGGTTGCTGACAGGTGACACGGGGCTTGAGGACGATGAAGGCTGGCTGCGTTTTGTCGGCCGGGACGATGATGTCATCACGTCCTCCGGCTACCGGATCGGACCCGGCGAAATCGAGGACTGTCTCATTCGACATCCCGCTGTCGCGCTGGCCGGTGTAGTCGGCAAGCCGGACCCGCAGCGTACCGAAATCGTCAAGGCCTATATCGTCTTGAAAGAAGACTTCGAGCCGACCGACGCTCTTGGCAAGGAGATTGCGGATTTCGTCAAGACCCGCCTTGCCGCTCATGAATATCCACGCGAAGTCGCCTTCGTGGATACCCTGCCGATGACGACAACCGGAAAGGTAATCCGGAAGGAACTCAGAGCGCATGCTGAGCAGGAAGGATGA